CAATCTTCTCGAAAGCAGGACCGCGCCAATCAACGCCATGGCGGTGATGCCAGCCACCGCCACCGCTCCGGCTCGGAGGATGTAACTCCCCCTGAGCATCTCGGCAACGGACACGAACTGCTCACTCGCGAGCACGATGTAGAGATATCCCTCGAGTTCTCCGTCACGGAGAATCGGCGCGGCGGAAAAGATGTTTCGACGATCCGGATGGCGTGGGTCCTCACCGACGATCGGCAACCGCCGCCCTCCTGCGATGTACTCGCGGACCGGACCGAGAGCCACCCCAGTGAGTTTCACTCGTCCCGGTGGAGCAGAGTACGCGAGGATGTGGCCCGATGGGTCGAGCAGGTAAAGCTCGATCGTCGGGTTGACCACCATCATCATGTGAAAGACATGTTCGAGTGCGTCGCGATCGATCTCGCCGTCGACGATGAGCAGCTTCTCCTTGACCATGTTGGCGGCGAGATCGAGGTGAATGCGCTGCTGTACCTCCCGTTGATAGAGATAGCTCGTTACCAGGGTCACAACGAGGGTCACACCGCCGACCACCAGAAACAGTCCGAAAAGCGCGACCGAAAGCTTCGTGTTCAGACGTATCACTTCAGCATCCCGTCATTTTCATGTTCGCGATTTCGGACCTTTGAATGGTCGACATCTCTCACCCTCCAGCGACCGCAGGATCGAAGAAGCGATATCCCACTCCCCACACGGTACGGATGAACTGTGGTTCCGCCGGGTCCTCTTCGATCTTCGCGCGGAGGCGATTGATGTGGGAATTGACGGTGTGCTCGTACGTGCCCTCACCGTATCCCCAAACCAGATCGAGGAGCTGACTTCGTGTGTAGACCCGCCCGGGATGGCGAGCGAACTGAAGCAGAAGATCGTACTCCTTGGCGGTCAGATTGACGCCGTCGCCCCGGATAGACACTCTCCTCTTTTCGCGGTCGATTGTCAGCCCATCGAAGTCCAGAGGGATCGAATCCGCCTGCTCCTCGGCCATTCGATCGACGCGACGCAGTATTGCCTTGACCCTCGCCACCAGCTCACGCACGCTGAAAGGCTTGGTCAGATAATCGTCGGCGCCCAACTCGAGGCCGAGAACTCTGTCGACCTCTCCGGAACGAGCGGTGAGAATGAGGATGGGCGTGTAATCCTGTCGCCGGCGAAGCTCGCGGCACACATCGAGGCCGTCCATATCCGGCAGCATCAGGTCGAGGACAATGAGATCGAATCGACCCTTTGTCATATGGGAGAGCCCTCTCGCGCCAGTCAGCGCGACCTCGACCCGGCATCCCGCGTCGCACAGGTGCATCTCGACAAGCTTCGCCAGCTGAGGTTCGTCCTCGATTACCAATATGTCCTTGCTCATCATTCCCCCCGCAGTCAGCCTGTCGGACAACGCAGATCGAAGGTCGCTGATGGTACGGGGCGTCACACCCCGTACCATCAGCAGTTAGCTCGAGATCGAGTCCTGGTTACTATTTGAGGATCTTGATTTCGACGACCGGGTTTTGCCAGTTCCATTCCGCCGGAGACAGATCGCCTCCCCCGTGGAGGCCCGGGTGGACGTGAATGAATCCCTCCGCGCCATCGGTGGCGCGCTCATGATTGCCGCAGGGCGGCCCCGGGATGACGGAACAAAGCTCGTTGTTGGCCTCGCTTCCCGCGTCCCACGCGACTGCCGAGACCCGCTGGGGCTGCCCACCCGGCTCGATGAAGACGTTGTCGACTCCGAAAAAGCCATCGTTCGTCGTCACCAGCATTCCGACCGCACTGAGCCGGTTGAACCTGCCCCTCTTCTCGATATCGAAGACCAAAGTGGCTCCGGGCATGAGGGGACCGTCAGAAACCACAACGTCCAACACTTCGTCGCTTTCGCCGAGTAAGGCCGCGAGTGGCATCGGGTCGCCATCCTCGGCCAACATCGCAAGCTCGTCCGAGGCGGGGTTTCCGGGAATGAACGCCCGAGCCTTCCAGGTGTGAGTGACCAGCAGCGGTGGGCTGATGATCTGCTTGCTCACATTGGTGAGTTGGACCCTCACCATGTCCTGCGCCGTCGCGGGCACCGCCCACGTCGTCACCACGATCGCCAGTACTCCAAGAATAATCGTCCGTTTCATGCTCACTCTCCTTTCGTTGGTTCGGCGACCTCGGCCGCCGCAAGACCAACGATGGAGCCCGAAATTCACGAACGCCTCACGGATTTCTCACATTTCTGTCCCGAACTGCGCAGGCTTCCCGGCGCCGATATCCTTCGGGCAAACTGATTCCCGTAACCCGAGTCCTCGTCTCCGATGGGTCCTAGGAACCGTCAGGGTGCGCAGTAATCATTTCGACGGGTCGTGCCCGTAGTAGGATGAACCAACGGGAGGCCCGTGATGAATCTGGAGCAGGCGATCACCACCGCGCTCGAGTATGAGGGTCGCGTCCACAAGACCTACTCAGAAGCAATTGAAAATGCGCAGCACGAAGTTGCACGGAAGGTTTTCTCGACGTTGTGCGACGAGGAGTTGGAGCACATCAAATATCTCAAGGA
The sequence above is drawn from the Acidobacteriota bacterium genome and encodes:
- a CDS encoding response regulator transcription factor; this translates as MSKDILVIEDEPQLAKLVEMHLCDAGCRVEVALTGARGLSHMTKGRFDLIVLDLMLPDMDGLDVCRELRRRQDYTPILILTARSGEVDRVLGLELGADDYLTKPFSVRELVARVKAILRRVDRMAEEQADSIPLDFDGLTIDREKRRVSIRGDGVNLTAKEYDLLLQFARHPGRVYTRSQLLDLVWGYGEGTYEHTVNSHINRLRAKIEEDPAEPQFIRTVWGVGYRFFDPAVAGG
- a CDS encoding spondin domain-containing protein, encoding MKRTIILGVLAIVVTTWAVPATAQDMVRVQLTNVSKQIISPPLLVTHTWKARAFIPGNPASDELAMLAEDGDPMPLAALLGESDEVLDVVVSDGPLMPGATLVFDIEKRGRFNRLSAVGMLVTTNDGFFGVDNVFIEPGGQPQRVSAVAWDAGSEANNELCSVIPGPPCGNHERATDGAEGFIHVHPGLHGGGDLSPAEWNWQNPVVEIKILK